From Amycolatopsis sp. WQ 127309:
GTCGTCGAGGATGTCGTCGAGCAGCGCGTAGTCCGGCAGCGAGTCGGAGTCCATCTGGCCCGGCCGCAGCTCGGCCGACGGCGGCTTGGAGATCGAGTTCTCCGGGATCGGCGGGGTCTCGCCCCGCTGGACCGCCGAATCGTTGCGCCACCGAGCCAGCTGCCACACGTGCGTCTTGAAAACGTCCTTGATCGGGGCGAACGCGCCGACGGCGTCGCCGTAGATCGTCGAGTATCCGACGGCCAGCTCGGTCTTGTTGCCGGTGGCGAGCACGAGGTGACCGTCCAGGTTGGACAGTGCCATCAGGAGCATGCCGCGGGTGCGCGCCTGGATGTTCTCCTCGGCGAGCCCGGTCAGCGAAAGCTGGTCGACGTAGACGCGCACCATGTCCTCGACCGGCTCGACCCGGTAGTGCGCGCCGATCCGCCGCGCGAGGTCTTCCGCGTCGTCCTTCGAGTGCCCCGACGAGTACTTCGACGGCATCGAGACGCCGTAGACGTTGCCGCCGCCCAAGGCGTCCGCCGCGAGTGACGCGCAGACCGCCGAGTCGATGCCGCCGGAGAACCCGAACGTCACCGACGAGAAGCCGTTCTTGTGCACGTAGTCCCGCAGCCCGACGACGAGCGCCGCCCACACCTCGGCCTCGTCGGCGAGCGGTTCGCTGATCACCGGTGACGCCGTCGGCTCGTACGCGGGCAGCGGCTCTTCGCTCAGCACCCGGCGCCGGACGTGCAGGCCGTCGAGCTCGCCGTCCCCGGCGTGCCCGCCCGCGGCGAGGTCGGTGTCCAGCACGAGCAGGTGCTCGACGAACTGCGGCGCGCGCGCCAGCACCGTGCCGTCCGCGCCGACGACGAGCGAGTCGCCGTCGAACACGAGGTCGTCCTGGCCGCCGACCTGGTTGGTGTAGACCAGCGGTGCCCCGGCCTCGGCGGCGCGCCGGGCGATGAGCGGCAGCCGCTGCTCGTCCTTGGACCGCTCGTACGGCGACGCGTTCGGCGCCACGACGAGGTCGACGCCCGCCCGGCCCAGCGCCGAGATCGGCCCGCCGTCCTGCCAGATGTCCTCGCAGATGACCATGCCGATGTCGAGCCCGCGGAAGCGGACGACGTCGAGTGTGGTGCCCGGCTTGAACCAGCGGTGCTCGTCGAAGACGCCGTAGTTCGGGAGGTGGTGCTTGAACTGCCGCGCGACGACCTCGCCGCGGTAGAGCGCGGCCGCGGCGTCGCGCGGGCCGGCCTCGTCGAGGTCGAGATAACCGATGTAGGTCAGCACTTCGCCGCAGCCGGCGTCGTCCAGCCGGCGCGCCAGCGCCTCGACGCCCAGGCGGGAGGCCTCGGCGAAGGTGCGGCGCAGCGAGAGGTCCTCGACCGGGTAGCCGGTCAGCGACATCTCCGGGAAGACGACCACGTGCGCGCCGGCTTCGGCGGCGCGGCGGGTCCATTCGACGTGCAGGTCGGCGTTGCCGTCGAGGTCACCGACGGTGGGGTTGACCTGGGCGAGCGCGATGCGCAGTTGCGGCATGCCGCCATTCTGACGCACCGCCACCCGCCCAGCCGAGCGAATGTGGGCGAAATGCCACCCCGGCGAGCCGATCCCCTGCGGCGCCTTCGCCCACCCGGGTAGGTTGCCGCTGATCGGACGAACCGGGCAGCCGGGTTCGCCGTAGGGGAGGGACCACCTTGACGTATCCGCCGCAGCCGCCGCCCGGCCCGGGCTACCCGCAACAGGGCTACCCGCAGCAGCAGCCCGGCCAGGGCTACCCACAACAGGGTTACCCGCAGCAGGGCTACCCGGGCCAGGGCTATCCCCAGCAGGGCTACCAGGGCTATCCGCCGCCGAAGAAGGGCAACGGCCTGCTCATCGGCCTGCTCGCCGGCGGTGGCGGCCTGCTGGTGGTGATCTTCCTGATCACCGGGTTCATCGCGCCCGGCTTCCTGGTCTCCGACGGCAAACCGGCCGCCCGCACCGGTCCGCCGCTCGACCTGAACTCGGGCAGCGTCGCCGCGGGCAAGTTCATCCTCGCCGTCCTGGGCGACGACGCTGTCATAGGTCGCCAAGCCGCCTGCGCGTCCGCCGAGGGCGTCGCCGCCGCCGCGGTGCGGACACTCGGCAGCCGCAACGCGCACCTCACCGCCGGCTCACCGGTCCAGACCGGCGACGACGAGATCCGCGTCCCGCTCGACGGCACCATCAGCAGCCGGCCGGTGCACGGCGAACTGCAGGTGACGCGCATCCAGGAGCACTACTGCATCTCCGCGGTCACGACGCCGTCGTGACCGCCGCGGCGTCGCGGTACTTGAGCTTCGCCATCCGCCCGTCGCGGTGGTGCCAGACGACGCCCTCGAACTCCGGGTGCGCCAGCAGCCACGTCATCAGCCCGTCGAAGTCGCGCGGCACATCGCCGAACTCCTCCGCGGTCGCGTGCCGCACCAGCCGGTGGACGCCGAGCTGCTCCGGATCGCCGTTGACCTTCGGGCCGCACAGCTCGTAGGTGCCCGGCACCTCGCCGACGAGGCCCTCGCGGGCCTCGTCGAAGAACTTCGCGAACGCCGACTGCGCGACCGGCTCCCAGCCGACGGTCTTCCCCGTCTCCGGGTCGGTCTGGACGGCCTCGAACCCGGCGGGCGCGCTCTTGCCCGCCTTCACCTCGCGCCGCGCCCACCACTCGCCGGACTCGTCGAGCCGGACGCAGGTGCCGTCGTACTTGCGGGTGGGCACGCCTTGGCCGTCGAGCACCCACTGGCACGCGGGGTGCACTTCGCGGGTCACCCGCCGGAGGTCTTCGGGGTCGCGACGGAACAGCGTCGGGATCTTGCGCATGCCCCGATTCTCCCGGCCCGGGCAAACGAGAAAACCCCCGCTCGGCCGAACCGAGCGGGGGTTTTCCGAGCCGAACGCTACTTCCGTTTGATCATGCTCCGGACCTTCTTGATGGTCTGCTCGAAGTCGGAGTCGAACGGGTTGTCGTGCACCAGGTAGGTCCACGTCGTGTTCGCCCGCCGGACGCCGGCGTCGCCGAGGTCGATGCCGTCGTCGGTCAGCTCGGCCTCTTCGAGGGTCTTCGCCGCGCGCGAGTTCGCCTCGTTGATGATCTTGTGGAACTCCGGGATCGCCGCGCGGTGGAACTCGTCGAGCGGCGTCTCCCGGGCCAGCGCCCGCAGGTGGATGCTCTCGCGGACGTCGGTCAGGTACGCCAGGTGGTCCGACCAGAGCTGGTCGACGTGGAACAGCAGCACCTCGCGGCTGAGCTGCTCCACCTTCTCCCGGCCTTCTTCGTCGTCGCCCAGCTTCTCCTTCAGCTCACCGAACTTCTCGGCGTGCGCCTTCTCCAGCTGCTCCGCCGCGTACCCGGTGCGAAGCACCTTGTCGCGGTGGGTCAGCAGGTCACGCCGCTGCCGTTCGATCAGCCGCGTGTAGCGCCAGGTGTTGCGGTGGATCTCCAGGTCGACGCCCTCGGCGACGCGCTGGGCGTGGTTGAGCTGCCGCAGCGCCGCGTTGTCGGTGATCTCGCCGGTCTCCTCGTCGTCGGTGATGCCCTCGGGCACGTCCGGCGCGTTCGACAGCACGAGCTCGTCGTTGAGGCTGGCGAAGAAGATCGCGCTGCCCGGGTCGCCCTGGCGGCCGGAGCGGCCGCGCAGCTGCCCGTCGAGCCGGCTCGACGGGTACCGCGCGGTGCCGATGACGTGCAGCCCGCCCAGCTCGACGACCTCTTCGCGGGTCGCGCCGTCGGTGCCGCCCAGCCGGATGTCGGTACCGCGCCCGGCCATCTGGGTCGAGACGGTGACCGCGCCCTTCTTTCCGGCCTCGGCGATGATCGACGCCTCTTCGGCGTCGTTGCGCGCGTTGAGCACGACGCACTCGAGGTCGACCTTCGCCAGCTTCTCGGCCAGCTCCTCCGACTCGGCGACGTCCTGCGTGCCGACGAGGATCGGCCGCCCGGTCTCGTGGACCGTGCGGATCTCCTCCTCGATCGCCCGCAGCTTCTGCGACGGCGACGCGAAGACCCGGTCCTCCTGGTCTTCGCGGACGTTCGGGGTGTTCGGCGGGATGACCGCGACCTCGAGCTCGTAGAACTCGCGCAGCTGCTCGGCGACCGCGACCGCGGTACCGGTCATGCCGGCGACCTCGGGGTAGCGCGCCAGCAGCGCCTGGACGGTAATCGAGTCCAGGATCTCGCCGCGGTCGGTCGCGGTGACCTGCTCCTTCGCCTCGACGGCGGCCTGGAGGCCGTCCGGCCAGCGCTGCAGCTCGGCGACGCGGCCGCGGGCGGCGTTGATGAGCTGGACCTTGCCGTCGCGGACGAGGTAGTCGACGTCGCGGGTGAGCAGCGCGTGCGCGTGCAGCGCGACGTTCACCGCGGGGAGCCGGTCGGAGGCCGCGTCGCCGTAGAGGTCGTCGACCTCCAGGCCGAGCGACTTCGCGACCACCGAGGCACCGGCGTCGGTCAGCCAGGCGTTGCGGCCTTCGCTGTCGGTCTCGTAGTGCAGGTTGAGCCGCAGCCGCCGGACGACCTTCGCGACCTCGTCGTCGGCGTCGGTGTGGTCGATCGAGCCGGCCATCACCAGCGGGACGCGGGCCTCGTCGACCAGCACGGAGTCCGCCTCGTCGACGATCGCGACCTCGGGGTCCGGCTGGACCAGGTCGTCGACCTTCGAGACCAAGCGGTCGCGCAGGACGTCGAAGCCGATCTCGGCGACCGCGCCGTACGTGACGTCCTTGGCGTAGGCCTCCTTGCGCTCCTCCTGGGAGTGCGCCGGTTCGACCCAGCCGACCGACACGCCGAGCAGCGCGTAGACCGGGCCCATCCACTCGGCGTCGCGTCGCGCCAGGTAGTCGTTGACCGTGACGACGTGGGCGCGCTTGCCGCGCAGCGCGTACCCGGCCGCGGCCAGCGCCCCGGCGAGCGTCTTGCCCTCACCGGTCTCCATCTGCACGACGTGCTTGCTGAGCAGGCCCATCGTGCCGAGGATCTGGACGTCGAACGCGCGCTCGCCGAGCGCCCGCCGAGCGGCCTCACGACCGAGCGCGCACACCTCGATCAGGTGATTGTCGCCGAACGCGGTGTCCTTCAGCGTCGCGCGAAGCTTCCCGGCCCGCTCGGTCAGCTCCTCGTCGGAGAGCTTCTCGAGCTCGGGTTCGAGCTTCTCGACTGCGGGCAGCAGTGCTTCGTAGCGGGTCAGCTCGACGCTGCCCGGACGCTGGATGATCCGGCGGAGCCGTTTGCCCACCCGGCTGATCAGTGCTGCCACCCCTGGTCTCCCGTTCTCTCTCGCTCGACCGGCCTGCCCCACCCAACGTGGCGGTGGTGCGTTCGAGTTCCGCGGCCGGATGGGACGATCCAACCGTGTTCCTTCATCCCAGCGCCAGGTCCTGTAGTCGCACGATCACCGCGATCGCGGTGTCCGCGCTGCTCGCGGCCTCGCTGACCGCCTGCACGTCCACCGGCAAGACCACGCCGCCGTCGCCGACGACCGAGTCGCACCCGCCGTCCGGGCCGGTGCCCGCGGGGCTGGAGCGGTTCTACGGTCAGAGCCTGACCTGGGCCGACTGCGCACCTTACGCGACGTCGGAGGACGCGAGGTCGGCGTTCCAGGCGAAAGACATCCAGTGCGCGCGGCTGACCGTTCCGCTGGACTACGCGAAACCGGACGGAACGACCATCACGCTCGGCCTGCTCCGGCACAAGGCGACCGACGAGGGGGCGCGGATCGGGTCGCTGGTGGTCAACCCGGGCGGACCGGGCGCCTCGGGCATGGTCGCCGCCGCCGGGCTGATCAAGCCAGCGTCGAACACGGACCTCGCCAAGCGCTTCGACCTGGTCGGCTTCGACCCGCGGGGGATCGGCGCGAGCCAGCCGATCATCCGCTGCCTGACCGATCAGGAGCGGGACGCCGACCGCGCGGACGACAGCGAGACCGACGGCTCGCCGCAGGGCGTGCTCAAGCAGGAAGCGCAGGAAAAGGACTTCGCCGCCAAGTGCGCCCAGCGCACCGACGACGGCACCGGGCTGCTCGCCAACGTCGGTACCCGCGACGTCGTGAAGGACCTCGACGTCCTGCGCTCGGTCCTCGGCGACGAGAAGCTGACCTACCTCGGCTACTCCTACGGCACCCGGATCGGGTCGACCTACGCCGAGGCGTTCCCGAAGAACGTCCGCGCGATGATCCTCGACGGCGCGGTCGACCCGGACCAGGACGCCGTCGACTCGCTGGTCGCGCAGGGGCAGGGCTTCGGCGGCGCGTTCACGCAGTTCGCGAAGTCGTGCACCGCTCAGCAGGACTGCGCGCTCGGCCAGGACCCCGCCGCCGCGGTGAAGGTGTTCCAGGACCTCGTCCGGCCGCTGATCGACTTCCCGGTGCCGGTCGGCGACGGCCGCAAGCTCTCCTACGAGGACGCGACCACCGGCGTCATCCAGGCGCTCTACCAGGAGAGCCTCTGGGACGCGCTGAACACCGGCCTCAACGAGCTCAAGCAGCAGCGCGGCGCGACGCTGGAGAAGCTCGCCGACATCTAC
This genomic window contains:
- a CDS encoding NAD+ synthase: MPQLRIALAQVNPTVGDLDGNADLHVEWTRRAAEAGAHVVVFPEMSLTGYPVEDLSLRRTFAEASRLGVEALARRLDDAGCGEVLTYIGYLDLDEAGPRDAAAALYRGEVVARQFKHHLPNYGVFDEHRWFKPGTTLDVVRFRGLDIGMVICEDIWQDGGPISALGRAGVDLVVAPNASPYERSKDEQRLPLIARRAAEAGAPLVYTNQVGGQDDLVFDGDSLVVGADGTVLARAPQFVEHLLVLDTDLAAGGHAGDGELDGLHVRRRVLSEEPLPAYEPTASPVISEPLADEAEVWAALVVGLRDYVHKNGFSSVTFGFSGGIDSAVCASLAADALGGGNVYGVSMPSKYSSGHSKDDAEDLARRIGAHYRVEPVEDMVRVYVDQLSLTGLAEENIQARTRGMLLMALSNLDGHLVLATGNKTELAVGYSTIYGDAVGAFAPIKDVFKTHVWQLARWRNDSAVQRGETPPIPENSISKPPSAELRPGQMDSDSLPDYALLDDILDDYVEGDRGYADLVEAGFAPETIDRVVRMVDKAEYKRRQYPPGTKITLKAFGRDRRLPMTNAWREGKA
- a CDS encoding DUF5565 family protein, which codes for MRKIPTLFRRDPEDLRRVTREVHPACQWVLDGQGVPTRKYDGTCVRLDESGEWWARREVKAGKSAPAGFEAVQTDPETGKTVGWEPVAQSAFAKFFDEAREGLVGEVPGTYELCGPKVNGDPEQLGVHRLVRHATAEEFGDVPRDFDGLMTWLLAHPEFEGVVWHHRDGRMAKLKYRDAAAVTTAS
- the secA2 gene encoding accessory Sec system translocase SecA2; translation: MAALISRVGKRLRRIIQRPGSVELTRYEALLPAVEKLEPELEKLSDEELTERAGKLRATLKDTAFGDNHLIEVCALGREAARRALGERAFDVQILGTMGLLSKHVVQMETGEGKTLAGALAAAGYALRGKRAHVVTVNDYLARRDAEWMGPVYALLGVSVGWVEPAHSQEERKEAYAKDVTYGAVAEIGFDVLRDRLVSKVDDLVQPDPEVAIVDEADSVLVDEARVPLVMAGSIDHTDADDEVAKVVRRLRLNLHYETDSEGRNAWLTDAGASVVAKSLGLEVDDLYGDAASDRLPAVNVALHAHALLTRDVDYLVRDGKVQLINAARGRVAELQRWPDGLQAAVEAKEQVTATDRGEILDSITVQALLARYPEVAGMTGTAVAVAEQLREFYELEVAVIPPNTPNVREDQEDRVFASPSQKLRAIEEEIRTVHETGRPILVGTQDVAESEELAEKLAKVDLECVVLNARNDAEEASIIAEAGKKGAVTVSTQMAGRGTDIRLGGTDGATREEVVELGGLHVIGTARYPSSRLDGQLRGRSGRQGDPGSAIFFASLNDELVLSNAPDVPEGITDDEETGEITDNAALRQLNHAQRVAEGVDLEIHRNTWRYTRLIERQRRDLLTHRDKVLRTGYAAEQLEKAHAEKFGELKEKLGDDEEGREKVEQLSREVLLFHVDQLWSDHLAYLTDVRESIHLRALARETPLDEFHRAAIPEFHKIINEANSRAAKTLEEAELTDDGIDLGDAGVRRANTTWTYLVHDNPFDSDFEQTIKKVRSMIKRK
- a CDS encoding alpha/beta hydrolase — protein: MLAASLTACTSTGKTTPPSPTTESHPPSGPVPAGLERFYGQSLTWADCAPYATSEDARSAFQAKDIQCARLTVPLDYAKPDGTTITLGLLRHKATDEGARIGSLVVNPGGPGASGMVAAAGLIKPASNTDLAKRFDLVGFDPRGIGASQPIIRCLTDQERDADRADDSETDGSPQGVLKQEAQEKDFAAKCAQRTDDGTGLLANVGTRDVVKDLDVLRSVLGDEKLTYLGYSYGTRIGSTYAEAFPKNVRAMILDGAVDPDQDAVDSLVAQGQGFGGAFTQFAKSCTAQQDCALGQDPAAAVKVFQDLVRPLIDFPVPVGDGRKLSYEDATTGVIQALYQESLWDALNTGLNELKQQRGATLEKLADIYNERDTSGKYGTTQDAFTAIRCVDDPRVTDPAVILKAQEEYVQVAPFLDDGRPASAARDACAFWPVPNTSEPHVPNVEGLAKTLVISTTNDPATPYQAGVNLAKGLKGALLTFEGTQHTVFLQGISCVDQAGNDYLVDGTLPAEGTRCKGQ